The Halopseudomonas sabulinigri genome window below encodes:
- a CDS encoding glycerophosphodiester phosphodiesterase: MPLIYGHRGARGEAPENTLASFQKALNAGVTRAELDLHLSADQELMVIHDPTLKRTTGRRGKVAQHSAAELMQLDARLGLAGWLEPCPIPSLEQLFSHFPEFEHYQLEVKSGSERQSRIVLKAVRQLVDRFQLHDKVVVTSSSRTLLKYAKKSGFSLPTGLVEEYGLLDPIKAAQRYGCEYLILNWKLCTPQRLRQAQAAGLHVSVWTVNEPQRLQWLADMGVDSLITDYPLRAMQLLKQGA, translated from the coding sequence ATGCCGTTGATTTATGGTCACCGCGGTGCCCGGGGCGAAGCCCCGGAAAACACATTGGCCAGCTTTCAGAAGGCCTTGAATGCAGGCGTCACCCGTGCAGAGCTGGATCTGCACCTGTCCGCAGACCAGGAACTGATGGTCATCCACGACCCCACGCTCAAGCGCACTACCGGGCGGCGCGGCAAGGTTGCCCAACACAGTGCCGCGGAGTTGATGCAACTGGATGCTCGGCTGGGCCTGGCCGGCTGGCTGGAACCCTGCCCAATTCCCAGCCTGGAGCAGCTGTTCAGCCATTTCCCCGAGTTCGAACACTATCAGCTGGAAGTAAAAAGTGGTTCTGAGCGCCAGTCGCGTATTGTGCTCAAGGCCGTCCGGCAACTGGTGGATCGCTTTCAGTTACACGACAAGGTGGTAGTGACCTCCAGCAGCCGTACCCTGCTCAAATACGCTAAAAAGTCGGGCTTCTCGCTGCCTACCGGGCTGGTTGAGGAATATGGCCTGCTCGACCCGATCAAGGCAGCGCAGCGATACGGTTGCGAGTACCTGATACTCAACTGGAAGCTATGCACCCCTCAGCGGCTGCGCCAGGCGCAGGCGGCGGGTCTGCATGTTTCGGTATGGACGGTAAACGAGCCGCAGCGTCTGCAGTGGCTGGCCGATATGGGCGTGGATAGCCTGATCACCGACTATCCCTTACGCGCCATGCAGCTACTCAAGCAGGGTGCCTGA